A genomic region of Nymphaea colorata isolate Beijing-Zhang1983 chromosome 2, ASM883128v2, whole genome shotgun sequence contains the following coding sequences:
- the LOC116247404 gene encoding cytochrome P450 71A9-like: MAPSFLLHQLGSSSVLALLLPLFLTYVLLLRRWKQHTSVERLPPGPWQLPIIGNLHQLGALPHRSLHHLSQKHGPLMFLKLGQLPTYVVSSAEVAREIMKTHDAIFASRPVLAAFLVLSHGCSDVAFSPYSEVWRYLRKIFVRYLSGSRRTLSFQSVREEEVGLMVDAISRSAGPVNLSHLLHSLNNNIICRVGLGKKFNQQGYDQKGRFHDTLETTRDLLGGFSLGDLFPSIKWVDWLTGLQLRLRRNFHELDRVFDEVISDHSDPQRRSKEKDFVDALLEAQKDESQEIPLTTNRIKGLLFNVLLGGSDTSSSAVVWAMAELMRKPQVMKQVQDEVRLKIKGKDKVEESDLHQLQFLKLVMKETLRLHPPAPTAVHRISMRECTLDGHIIPDQAIIIVNVWSIMRDPNSWENPEEFRPERFIDNPVDYKGQDFVFIPFGSGRRICPGLHMGVTVVELSLANLLYRFNWSLPDGLNTDDIDMDESPGITVHKKSELVLIAHPYTPSS; this comes from the exons ATGGCTCCTTCCTTTCTCCTCCACCAGCTTGGTTCTTCATCCGTCTTAGCACTTCTTCTTCCCCTGTTTCTCACTTATGTTCTTCTGCTAAGAAGATGGAAACAGCATACTTCAGTTGAGCGGCTTCCTCCAGGGCCATGGCAGCTCCCAATCATCGGCAACCTGCACCAATTGGGTGCACTTCCTCACCGCTCTCTCCACCATCTATCTCAGAAACACGGCCCCCTCATGTTCCTCAAGCTTGGGCAACTCCCCACCTATGTCGTTTCGTCGGCGGAGGTCGCGAGAGAGATCATGAAGACCCATGACGCCATATTCGCGAGCAGGCCAGTGCTTGCTGCCTTCCTTGTTCTTTCCCATGGTTGCTCGGACGTTGCCTTTTCCCCATACAGCGAGGTATGGCGCTACTTGAGGAAGATATTCGTCAGGTACCTCTCAGGCTCGAGGAGAACTCTCTCATTCCAGTCCGTGAGAGAGGAGGAAGTGGGCCTCATGGTTGATGCCATCTCTCGTTCCGCTGGCCCTGTTAATCTCAGCCACTTGCTTCATTCTCTTAATAATAACATAATCTGTAGAGTTGGCCTTGGTAAGAAATTTAATCAGCAAGGATATGACCAGAAAGGCAGGTTCCATGATACTCTGGAGACAACCAGGGACTTGCTTGGAGGGTTTAGCCTGGGTGATCTCTTCCCATCCATCAAGTGGGTGGATTGGCTCACTGGACTGCAGCTCAGGCTGAGAAGGAATTTCCATGAATTGGATCGTGTTTTCGATGAAGTGATCAGTGATCATTCTGATCCACAGAGGCGATCCAAGGAAAAGGACTTCGTCGATGCGTTGCTTGAAGCTCAAAAGGATGAAAGCCAGGAGATCCCTCTTACCACAAACCGCATCAAAGGATTACTTTTT aACGTGCTCCTTGGCGGATCCGATACATCGTCGTCTGCCGTGGTGTGGGCAATGGCCGAGCTGATGAGGAAACCTCAGGTGATGAAGCAAGTCCAGGATGAAGTTCGACTTAAGATCAAAGGGAAAGATAAGGTGGAAGAGAGTGATCTTCACCAACTTCAGTTTCTTAAGTTGGTGATGAAGGAGACCCTAAGGTTGCATCCACCAGCACCAACGGCTGTTCATCGAATCTCTATGCGCGAGTGCACTCTTGACGGCCATATCATCCCAGACCAAGCGATCATCATTGTAAATGTCTGGTCGATAATGAGAGACCCCAATTCATGGGAGAACCCAGAAGAGTTTCGGCCCGAGAGATTCATCGATAATCCAGTTGACTACAAGGGCCAAGATTTTGTGTTTATACCGTTCGGTTCAGGTAGAAGGATTTGTCCGGGTCTCCATATGGGAGTGACAGTCGTCGAGCTCTCGCTTGCTAATCTTCTCTACCGTTTCAATTGGAGTTTACCAGATGGGCTGAACACTGATGACATAGACATGGACGAATCTCCTGGTATAACTGTGCATAAGAAGTCTGAGTTGGTTCTCATTGCCCATCCTTACACACCATCCAGTTGA